One Thermosphaera aggregans DNA segment encodes these proteins:
- a CDS encoding ferredoxin domain-containing protein codes for MITEQDAVRNAVKTAAELMVASAKTAPKAKGVDNIVTLILESKEELEKLASKMEELAPEYGDFFKRDAQNVRNSLAVVLIGCSISSLQLNKPGKWTLDPDTVNSLVNLGIAIGSAVKTAGLLNIDNRVMFTIGVAAQELGLVKADIVYGIPLSVTGKNIFFDRKWPPKL; via the coding sequence ATGATTACCGAGCAGGATGCGGTGAGAAACGCTGTGAAAACAGCTGCAGAATTAATGGTGGCCTCTGCGAAAACCGCTCCGAAAGCTAAGGGAGTGGACAACATAGTTACACTCATCCTCGAATCGAAAGAAGAGCTGGAGAAGCTTGCCTCTAAGATGGAGGAGCTGGCCCCGGAGTACGGGGATTTCTTCAAGAGGGATGCTCAGAACGTTAGGAACAGCTTAGCTGTTGTTCTGATCGGGTGTAGTATTTCAAGCCTTCAGTTGAACAAGCCTGGCAAATGGACCCTTGACCCTGATACTGTTAATTCACTAGTAAACCTTGGAATAGCAATAGGTTCTGCTGTTAAAACAGCAGGCTTGCTGAACATAGATAACAGGGTAATGTTCACTATAGGGGTTGCAGCCCAGGAGCTCGGCCTGGTGAAAGCTGACATAGTGTACGGTATACCGTTGTCGGTAACGGGGAAGAACATATTCTTTGACAGGAAGTGGCCTCCTAAACTGTAA